The following proteins are co-located in the Gloeocapsa sp. PCC 7428 genome:
- a CDS encoding malectin domain-containing carbohydrate-binding protein, translated as MAINYQSDTLAGATPNSNTSPIYSNNFDNAQTDLSTLSPLQQHSSLQAAASGPEIDIQNLDNVPYSDRLVFSRIGSLNNPPDNGVHDTVTLRTKNLGTSPLRITGVPITGPWELLNNINTPVTIVPGGQLDLRIRFKATSGSIHNGTLTIKSNDADEANKVVQLSGFWQSVSEGNQEPSLNEILQVFGYQTKITGPGQKLNQSGLVQAVGDEVLSAYWQKANASQPVSVKQLAAYHTQGKTATIFWHSKGSNATKVVFTHAGVDGQTLLPRRQNLSQLAQGLFNPNGTFGFKIDQEWSDPTKNNQLIDQQKGSPGPSGHHVRFWVARNRQGQIIPNTWIVAMDYSGINYDYQDNVYLVSNIKPETRSTLYRIDVGSNVSYTDSTGKVWTSDTGKGWFSPTNAQAENAGNVAVANTTNDKLYQTYRGKITNTTPLASRIVNFNLPINISGNLEVRLHFAETYWGAPGKGPGGVGRRVFDVLAENKLVMNNYDITKAAGGALNATMISIRNVQVTDGKLNLTFKAEKDFPLISAIEVLRG; from the coding sequence ATGGCGATCAATTATCAATCGGATACTTTAGCTGGTGCTACTCCAAATAGCAACACCAGTCCAATATATAGCAACAACTTCGACAATGCGCAGACAGATTTAAGTACGCTGTCTCCACTACAGCAGCATTCTTCGCTGCAAGCAGCAGCAAGTGGTCCAGAAATTGATATTCAAAACCTCGATAACGTACCCTACAGCGATCGCCTTGTCTTCAGTCGCATTGGTAGCCTGAATAATCCGCCTGATAACGGAGTTCATGACACGGTTACGCTGCGAACTAAAAACTTAGGAACTAGCCCGTTAAGAATCACAGGCGTGCCTATTACAGGTCCGTGGGAATTGCTTAATAATATTAACACTCCCGTAACGATTGTCCCTGGAGGACAGCTTGATTTACGCATCCGCTTTAAAGCAACGAGTGGCAGCATTCATAATGGTACGTTAACGATTAAATCTAATGACGCTGACGAGGCGAACAAAGTCGTTCAGCTTTCCGGTTTCTGGCAATCGGTATCCGAAGGTAATCAAGAACCCAGTTTAAACGAAATTCTCCAAGTTTTCGGCTATCAAACAAAAATTACTGGTCCTGGACAAAAACTCAATCAAAGTGGTTTAGTGCAAGCAGTCGGTGACGAAGTGCTTTCAGCTTACTGGCAAAAAGCAAATGCTTCACAACCAGTAAGCGTAAAGCAATTGGCTGCTTACCATACGCAAGGAAAAACCGCAACAATTTTCTGGCATAGCAAAGGTAGCAACGCCACGAAAGTTGTTTTTACTCATGCAGGAGTTGACGGACAAACGCTACTCCCACGCAGACAAAATTTATCGCAACTTGCACAAGGTTTGTTTAATCCGAATGGAACCTTTGGCTTTAAAATCGATCAAGAGTGGAGCGATCCGACAAAAAATAATCAATTGATCGATCAACAAAAAGGTAGTCCTGGACCGAGTGGACATCACGTGCGCTTTTGGGTAGCGAGAAATCGCCAAGGGCAAATCATCCCCAACACTTGGATCGTCGCGATGGATTACTCTGGAATCAACTACGATTATCAAGACAACGTTTATTTAGTCAGTAACATCAAGCCAGAAACACGTTCGACACTGTATCGCATAGATGTAGGCAGTAACGTTTCTTACACCGATAGTACAGGTAAAGTATGGACTTCTGATACCGGCAAAGGATGGTTCTCACCAACCAACGCACAAGCTGAGAACGCTGGTAATGTTGCAGTTGCCAACACAACGAATGATAAACTTTACCAAACCTATCGCGGAAAAATTACGAATACAACGCCTCTAGCATCGCGGATCGTTAACTTTAACCTGCCAATTAACATTTCAGGAAACCTCGAAGTGCGATTGCATTTTGCTGAAACATATTGGGGCGCGCCTGGTAAAGGTCCTGGCGGTGTTGGTAGACGCGTCTTTGACGTTTTAGCTGAGAATAAACTTGTGATGAATAACTACGACATCACAAAAGCGGCTGGTGGTGCTTTAAACGCAACAATGATATCAATTAGAAATGTACAAGTGACCGACGGTAAGCTGAACCTAACTTTTAAGGCAGAAAAAGACTTTCCTTTAATTTCTGCCATTGAAGTTTTACGAGGTTAA
- a CDS encoding M15 family metallopeptidase yields MEKPYQQVPILECHEPLVLIPLEFAVVSPHPYQQLGAVYGDRAPYYLRQGVVSALRAAQTHLQKQYPAWRLLIFDAYRPVAVQQFMVDYTFEQVVRTAGLQVDRLSATQRQKIWEQVYQLWAVPSLDDRYPPPHSTGAAIDLTLIDETGETVDMGSAIDELSPRSHPDYYANSTDPAAQKYHLHRQVLFEAMHSAGFQRHLSEWWHFSLGDQLWAYLTNQASPNNPVVARYGRVS; encoded by the coding sequence ATGGAGAAGCCCTATCAGCAAGTTCCCATTCTAGAATGTCATGAACCACTCGTTTTGATTCCTCTAGAATTTGCGGTGGTTTCTCCGCATCCTTATCAACAATTGGGTGCAGTTTATGGCGATCGCGCGCCGTATTATTTACGTCAAGGTGTCGTATCAGCTTTACGCGCCGCCCAAACTCACCTGCAAAAACAGTATCCTGCGTGGCGGTTACTTATTTTTGATGCGTATCGCCCTGTCGCTGTGCAGCAATTTATGGTAGATTACACGTTTGAGCAAGTTGTGCGTACTGCCGGATTGCAAGTTGATAGGTTATCCGCAACTCAGCGTCAGAAAATTTGGGAACAAGTTTATCAGCTTTGGGCAGTACCGAGTTTGGACGATCGCTACCCGCCACCACATAGTACGGGCGCTGCTATCGATTTAACACTTATCGATGAAACTGGTGAGACGGTTGATATGGGTTCTGCGATTGATGAATTATCGCCGCGATCGCACCCTGATTACTATGCCAATAGCACTGATCCTGCGGCACAAAAATATCACCTCCATCGCCAAGTATTATTTGAAGCAATGCATTCGGCTGGCTTTCAGCGTCATCTTAGTGAATGGTGGCATTTTTCCCTGGGAGATCAATTGTGGGCGTATTTAACTAATCAAGCTAGTCCTAATAATCCTGTGGTTGCGCGTTACGGTCGTGTGAGTTAA